Sequence from the Planctomycetota bacterium genome:
GCGTAAAAAATATTACGAAAAACTTGACAAATCTTCACGAATTTGATATATTGCTTTTGTGAGGAAAGGAGAGATTATGGAAAAGAAGAATGCTAAAATCATCAAGAAACCCAGGGAAATCTTTCCCCCGGTGCCGATAAACCGCACCGAACCCGTCTTCACGAGCGGCGTAATCTCGCGCCTTCTCGATATTCCGGTCTGGGTCTTGAAGCAGCTTGACCGGGAAAAACTGGTCTCCCCTGACCGTAAGAAAAGCAAGGTCAGGCTTTACTCACAGGAGGAATTGAATAAACTCAGCCACATCTGGTACCTGATGAAGGAGCGCAAGGTCAAGGTGGACGGGGTCAAGGTGATACTGGAAATGGAAGAGACCATGTACACACATGGA
This genomic interval carries:
- a CDS encoding MerR family transcriptional regulator gives rise to the protein MEKKNAKIIKKPREIFPPVPINRTEPVFTSGVISRLLDIPVWVLKQLDREKLVSPDRKKSKVRLYSQEELNKLSHIWYLMKERKVKVDGVKVILEMEETMYTHGFSAPGMVGYSSGRSITIVSRKSEGKNLKKSKQQ